The nucleotide sequence AAaactaaaattctattttaatgcatagttgcatccttcagtaacatatgatgaaggccaaagagtttagaacctttgttgtctccgtttttctagagaaaagcgattttatagtgattattcaaccaattgagagagtattatgaagttttactaaattaattgacaaaaaaaattaaacgatgcccatgtaccatgaaagagagtttagtatacattgatacaattgtagaatgtgtttagaaattttaaaagaacagtaaagatcataggcttagtataaagagcatttaccgaaaaattcaatattttcgtaggggttaacccatagattttgagaaaaattcaaaaaaagaaaattctattttaatgcatagttgcatccttcactaacatatgatgaaggtcagagatgtttggaacctttgttgtcttcgtttttcttgagaatagcgattttatagtggttagtcaaccaatttagggagtattatgaagttttactaaattaattgacaataaattttaatgatgcccatgtaccatgaaagagagtttaatatacattaatacaaatgtagaatgtgtttataaattttaaaacaacactaaagatcataggtttcagtatatagagcatttaccgaaaaattaaaaatttcgtagggggttaacccatagattttgagaaaaattcaaaaaatgaaaattctattttaatgcatagttgcatccttcactaacatatgatgaaggtcagagatgtttggaacctttgttgtcttcgtttttcttgagaatagcgattttatagtggttagtcaaccaatttagggagtattatgaagttttactaaattaattgacaatacatttaaacgatacccatgtaccatgaaagagagtttaatataccttaataaaaatgtaaaatgggtttagaaattttaaaacaacagtaaagacataggcttcagtatatagaacatttaccgaaaaaatcaatattttcgtagcggggttaacccattgattttgagaaaaattcaaaaaaacaaaaattcaattttaatgcatagttgcatccttcagtaacatatgatgaaggccaAAGTGTTTACAACCTTTATTGTCTCTGTTTTtgtagagaatagcaattttataatgATTATTCAACCAATTGAGGGAATataatgaagttttactaaattaattgacaaaaaaaattaaacgatgcccatgtaccatgaatgagagtttagtatacattgatacaaatgtagaatgtgtttagaaacgttaaaacaacaataaagatcataggcttagtataaagagcatttaccgaaaaaatcaatatttttgtaggggttattaacccatagattttgagaaaaattcaaagaaaataaaaattctattttaatgcatagttgcatccttcaataacatatgatgaaggtcaaagaggtttggaacttttgttatctctgtttttctagataatagcgattttatagttcttagtcaactaatttagggaatattatgaagttttaataaattaattgacaataaatttaagcgatacccatgtaccatgaaagagagtttaatataccttaatacaattgtaaaatgtgtttagaaattttaaattaacaGTAAAgagcataggcttcagtatatagaacatttaccgaaaagttaaatattttcgtaggggttaacccatagattttgagaaaaattcaaaaaaatgaaaactttattttaatgcataattgcatccttcactaacatattatgaagatcaaagatgtttggaacctttgttgtcttcgtttttctagagaataacgattttatattggttaggcaaccaatttaaggagtattatgaagttttactaaattaattgataatatatttaaacgatacccatgtaccatgaaagagagtttaatataccttaatacaaatgtaaaatgcgtttagaaattttaaacaacgGTAAAgagcataggcttcagtatatagaacatttaccgaaaaattgaatattttcgtagggggtacccatagattttgagaaaaaaaattcaaaaaaactaaaattctattttaatgcatagttgcatccttcagtTACATATTATGAAGGCCAAAgagtttagaacctttgttgtctccgtttttttagagaatagcgattttatagtgattaTTCAACCAATTGAGGGAGTATTaggaagttttactaaattaattgacaaaaaaaattaaacaatgcccatgtaccatgaaagagagtttagtatacattgatacaattgtagaatgtgtttagaaattttaaaagaacagtaaagatcataggcttagtataaagagcatttaaccaaaaaatcaatatttttgtaggggttaacccatagattttgagaaaaattcaaaaaataaaaattctattttaatgcatagttgcatccttcaataacatatgatgaaggtcaaagaggtttgaaacttttgctgtctccgtttttctagataatagcgattttatagtgctttttttttttttgaaacacaacttaTATTAGATCCGCACTAAACAGTGTTAGGCGCAGCCATAACGGTGAGTTCAGAAGATAATACATTTTTTGCCAATCCATCTGCTTTACCGTTTCTCTCACGTGAGATCCAGTTAAAGGAGATGGAATCAAAAGAGGATGCAATAGAGTTAATATCAGCTAAGATGCCATATAAACCAACAAGAGGAGAATTTGCATTGATAGCTTTAATCAGGATGGCCGAATCCGACTCACATCTGATCTTCGATAGTCCCATGTCCCTGCACTTCAGCAACGCTTCCCGGAGCGCCAGGCCTTCAGCTGCAAGTGGTGTAGCAACATGTTGCGCAATAGAGGAGAAAGAGGACTCCCTGCCTTGTCGCTTTGTCATCCATCCCAGCCCTGCAAGATTTAGAGATTCATTCCAGGCAGCATCTGTTCTGAGCAAAACATAATCTGCTTGGAGCATTGTCGGGGGAGCTATGAGTCGTGTAGGTTGAGTCAGATGGTCCTGGCTGGTAATCCATTCTCGGGCACTGGCAACTGCCTTTGAGAGTACTTCCTCGATTGTTATAATCTTATCTTCAAACACCAGTTTGTTTCGGGCTAACCAAAGTTGCCAGACGATCCATGGAGCCAGGGCCCC is from Brassica rapa cultivar Chiifu-401-42 unplaced genomic scaffold, CAAS_Brap_v3.01 Scaffold0640, whole genome shotgun sequence and encodes:
- the LOC103844893 gene encoding uncharacterized protein LOC103844893 yields the protein METPNHPEDQAIHMENTTWSNSDRQVWTSAPVYPSIEYSGSIELRSSWPDLCSKKTLPPTGVSIGALAPWIVWQLWLARNKLVFEDKIITIEEVLSKAVASAREWITSQDHLTQPTRLIAPPTMLQADYVLLRTDAAWNESLNLAGLGWMTKRQGRESSFSSIAQHVATPLAAEGLALREALLKCRDMGLSKIRCESDSAILIKAINANSPLVGLYGILADINSIASSFDSISFNWISRERNGKADGLAKNVLSSELTVMAAPNTV